Proteins from a genomic interval of Zingiber officinale cultivar Zhangliang chromosome 2A, Zo_v1.1, whole genome shotgun sequence:
- the LOC122040701 gene encoding G-type lectin S-receptor-like serine/threonine-protein kinase At4g27290, with the protein MQLRISCKPSIFLLLRLLLSTGLVYPAIDARNILIPGQPLYDDGTTLISSGGRFELGFFSPTASRRRYVGIWYRNISQTPVWVANRSSPIYGRSGLLLLSGEGTLIVTAINSSTVNWSSSNLTRLTNPKATLFDDGNFAVREAGNDDPDSFAWQSFDFPTDTLLPGMKLGWNLTSGLNRQLTSWASASDPSPGGYTLGIDLQGDPQLFVWFRSQPLWRGGRWNGLYFTGAPGMDDPLLFNATFVVDPRQVIYSFSLRDPSIGGSVLVVDYSGELQRLDWMDGAEVWDVDWSMPKDPCDTMSACGANAVCDPNARQMCRCLAAFLVNNASTWDPSNPNGCSRISPLNCGNSNGTGAFFKFSRSKLPDTSISVVDRRSTSLDQCRESCMKNCSCNAYASSDISESESGCIMWMGDITDLRLYSGAGGQDLYVRMTVFNSSNSQDGTSNRSSRRSHLAVTIAVPALAVFLLVCVTCCVCRRRKRNNSNAVKEIEEEDLDLPLFDLDTVLDATNNFAAENKLGQGGFGPVYKGRLGDGQEIAVKRLSKTSTQGIDEFKNEVVIIAKLQHQNLVRLLGCCIQGGERTLIYEYMPNGSLDAFLFDEEKRMLLDWKTRYDIIVGIARGLLYLHHDSRLKIIHRDMKASNILLDKDNIPKISDFGLARIFRGDEMEINTRKVVGTYGYMSPEYGMNGIFSIKSDVFSFGVLILEIISGKKNRGAYQSDYLNLLGHIWSLWEEGKSVEIVDKSIGSFSIVEVTRCIKIGLLCVQDRPQDRPTMSLVVTMLSSDSTIPEPKQPCFVVALDSSNSLIGKQYPPSINNVSNTTLEGR; encoded by the exons ATGCAGTTGAGGATCAGCTGCAAACCTTCCATTTTCCTTCTCCTCCGCCTCCTCCTCAGTACTGGTCTCGTCTACCCCGCCATTGATGCCCGCAACATCCTGATTCCTGGCCAACCGCTTTACGACGACGGAACAACTTTAATCTCCTCCGGCGGCCGCTTCGAACTGGGCTTTTTCAGCCCTACCGCCTCCCGCCGCCGCTACGTCGGAATATGGTACCGCAACATCTCGCAAACACCCGTGTGGGTGGCCAACCGTTCGAGCCCGATCTACGGTCGATCAGGACTCCTTTTGCTCTCCGGTGAAGGCACGCTCATCGTAACGGCCATTAATAGCTCGACCGTCAACTGGTCCTCGTCGAATTTAACCAGACTCACGAACCCCAAGGCGACGCTCTTCGACGACGGGAACTTCGCCGTGAGGGAGGCGGGCAACGATGACCCCGACAGCTTCGCATGGCAGAGCTTCGACTTTCCGACCGACACGCTCCTCCCCGGCATGAAGCTGGGCTGGAACCTGACCTCCGGACTCAACCGCCAACTGACGTCATGGGCGAGCGCCTCCGACCCGTCGCCAGGTGGCTACACCTTGGGCATTGACCTGCAAGGTGACCCACAACTGTTTGTATGGTTTAGATCGCAGCCGCTTTGGCGAGGGGGCCGATGGAACGGCCTTTATTTTACCGGTGCGCCAGGAATGGACGATCCACTTCTTTTCAACGCGACGTTTGTGGTTGACCCACGCCAAGTCATCTACTCATTCAGCCTTCGCGATCCTTCGATCGGCGGCTCGGTGTTGGTGGTGGACTACTCGGGTGAGTTGCAACGTCTTGATTGGATGGATGGCGCCGAGGTGTGGGATGTAGACTGGAGCATGCCGAAGGATCCGTGCGACACGATGTCTGCGTGCGGCGCCAATGCCGTCTGCGATCCGAATGCCCGACAGATGTGCAGATGTCTAGCCGCCTTTCTTGTAAATAACGCATCGACTTGGGATCCTTCGAATCCGAATGGTTGTTCGAGAATTTCTCCACTCAACTGTGGGAATTCGAATGGGACGGGTGCGTTCTTTAAATTCTCCAGGTCGAAGCTACCGGACACATCGATATCGGTGGTGGACAGAAGATCGACGAGCCTAGACCAGTGCAGGGAATCATGCATGAAAAATTGCTCTTGTAACGCCTATGCGAGCTCCGACATCAGTGAAAGTGAGAGCGGATGCATAATGTGGATGGGTGATATTACGGATCTCAGATTGTACAGCGGTGCTGGAGGACAAGATTTGTATGTGAGGATGACAGTTTTCAACTCTTCCAATTCGCAAG ATGGGACATCGAATCGATCATCCAGACGGAGTCATTTAGCTGTGACAATTGCAGTTCCTGCTCTGGCCGTTTTTCTCCTAGTTTGCGTTACATGCTGTGTTTGCAGACGCAGGAAGAGAA ACAACAGCAACGCTgttaaagaaatagaagaagaggatCTGGACTTGCCTTTATTCGACTTGGACACAGTTTTAGATGCAACAAACAATTTTGCAGCAGAGAACAAGCTGGGTCAAGGTGGATTTGGTCCGGTGTACAAG GGGAGGTTGGGTGATGGACAAGAGATAGCTGTGAAAAGACTATCCAAAACATCAACACAAGGCATCGATGAGTTCAAAAATGAAGTAGTGATAATCGCTAAGCTACAACATCAAAACCTTGTTCGCCTTCTTGGCTGTTGCATTCAAGGAGGAGAGAGGACGTTAATCTACGAGTACATGCCCAACGGAAGTTTAGATGCATTCTTGTTCG ATGAAGAGAAGCGGATGTTGTTGGATTGGAAAACACGATACGATATCATAGTCGGAATTGCTCGTGGCCTTCTATATCTCCATCATGACTCAAGACTCAAAATCATTCATAGGGATATGAAGGCTAGTAATATCCTTCTTGACAAGGACAACATTCCTAAAATATCAGATTTTGGCTTGGCGAGGATATTTAGAGGTGATGAAATGGAAATAAATACAAGAAAAGTTGTTGGAACATA TGGATATATGTCTCCTGAATATGGAATGAATGGAATTTTCTCAATAAAGTCGGATGTATTTAGTTTCGGTGTGTTGATACTTGAGATCATTAGTGGTAAAAAGAACAGAGGAGCTTATCAATCCGACTACCTAAATCTTCTGGGGCAT ATATGGAGCTTGTGGGAAGAAGGTAAAAGCGTGGAAATTGTTGATAAATCAATTGGCTCTTTCTCAATAGTTGAGGTCACACGGTGTATAAAGATAGGTCTTTTATGTGTTCAAGATCGACCACAAGATAGACCGACAATGTCATTGGTAGTTACAATGTTGAGTAGTGATAGCACGATACCAGAACCTAAACAACCTTGTTTCGTTGTTGCATTAGATTCATCTAATTCTTTAATCGGAAAGCAATATCCGCCATCCATCAACAATGTATCCAATACAACATTAGAAGGTAGGTAA
- the LOC122040702 gene encoding katanin p60 ATPase-containing subunit A1-like: MAATLTGLQDHIKLAREYALEGLYDTSIIFFDGAIAQINKHMSTLDDTEIRAKWMSCKKAISEEVDIVKQLDAELRAFKEIPGTRRSSSPPISAKSSFVFQPLDEYPASSGASDDPDVWRPPSQDSQSRRPSRTVRPGARNSNQDAKWARGSSKTGTIGRAANSSASKSSSNARSSAAAGKKGKSSSSKVDSQNGDAEEGKQKKGQYEGPDADLAAMLERDVLETTPGVRWDDVAGLSEAKRLLEEAVVLPLWMPEYFQGIRRPWKGVLMFGPPGTGKTLLAKAVATECGTTFFNVSSATLASKWRGESERMVRCLFELARAYAPSTIFIDEIDSLCNSRGASGEHESSRRVKSELLVQIDGVNNSSTGEDGQRKIVMVLAATNFPWDIDEALRRRLEKRIYIPLPNFESRKELIKINLRTVEVAADVDIDEVARRTEGYSGDDLTNVCRDASLNGMRRKIAGKTRDEIKNMAKEEISKDPVAMCDFEEALAKVQRSVSSADIERHEKWFSEFGSA; this comes from the exons ATGGCTGCTACCCTAACGGGCCTTCAAGATCACATCAAGCTCGCGCGGGAGTACGCGCTCGAGGGTCTCTACGACACCTCCATCATCTTCTTCGACGGCGCCATCGCTCAGATCAACAA GCATATGAGCACTCTGGATGATACTGAAATTCGTGCAAAATGGATGAGTTGTAAGAAAGCTATTTCCGAGGAAGTAGATATTGTGAAACAATTGGATGCTGAATTAAGGGCTTTTAAAGAAATTCCAGGGACAAGGAGGTCCTCTTCACCCCCAATATCAGCTAAATCCTCATTTGTTTTCCAACCATTGGATGAGTATCCAGCATCGTCTGGTGCCTCTGATGATCCTGATGTTTGGCGACCACCCAGCCAAGACTCTCAGAGTAGAAGACCATCAAGAACTGTTCGGCCTGGTGCAAGGAATTCCAACCAAGATGCTAAATGGGCACGTGGTTCTTCTAAGACAGGAACAATTGGAAGGGCAGCTAACTCCAGTGCAAGTAAAAGTAGTTCAAATGCAAGGTCATCAGCTGCTGCTGGGaagaagggaaaatcaagctctaGTAAGGTTGATTCTCAG AATGGTGATGCAGAAGAGGGAAAACAGAAAAAGGGGCAATACGAAGGTCCTGATGCTGACTTAGCTGCAATGCTTGAAAGGGATGTCTTAGAAACTACTCCTGGGGTGAGATGGGATGATGTTGCAGGACTAAGTGAAGCCAAAAGACTCCTAGAGGAAGCTGTAGTTCTTCCTCTATGGATGCCTGAGTACTTCCAG GGAATTCGACGGCCATGGAAGGGAGTTCTAATGTTTGGCCCACCTGGTACTGGAAAGACTCTTTTAGCAAAGGCTGTAGCTACAGAATGTGGTACAACATTCTTCAATGTTTCTTCTGCTACACTGGCTTCAAAGTGGCGTGGAGAGAGTGAAAGGATGGTGCGCTGCTTGTTTGAGCTTGCAAGAGCCTATGCTCCAAGTACAATATTTATTGATGAAATTGACTCTCTTTGCAATTCTCGAGG AGCTTCAGGTGAGCATGAATCATCTAGGAGAGTGAAGTCAGAACTTCTAGTTCAGATTGATGGAGTCAACAATAGCTCTACTGGTGAAGATGGTCAAAGGAAAATTGTGATGGTCTTGGCAGCTACCAATTTTCCTTGGGACATAGATGAGGCACTAAG GAGGCGGCTGGAAAAGAGGATTTATATACCTCTTCCTAACTTTGAAAGTAGAAAAGAGCTTATAAAGATAAATCTTAGAACAGTTGAG GTAGCTGCAGATGTAGATATAGATGAGGTAGCCCGTCGAACCGAAGGATACAGTGGAGATGATCTCACAAATGTTTGTCGTGATGCATCATTGAATGGTATGAGACGCAAAATTGCTGGTAAAACAAGGGATGAGATAAAAAACATGGCAAAAGAGGAGATCTCAAAGGACCCTGTGGCAATGTGCGACTTTGAAGAAGCACTAGCCAAAGTCCAGAGGAGTGTCTCCAGTGCTGATATAGAACGCCATGAGAAGTGGTTTTCAGAGTTTGGATCTGCATAG